From Pirellulaceae bacterium:
GCGCGCGAATACATCCAGGTAAGCACAATGAGGTCGCCTTCGACGGTTTTTAAGGCGGCTACCCCTTTGCCTTTTGGTTTGAGGTCGTAGAGATTAGGAATCACCACGAGATCAAATCTTGCATCGGTCGACAATTGCGAAACGATATCTTCTTCAAGCTTTCGCTTTACCGGATTGTTACTTTGCCCAAGGGAGAGGGCGACAGCGATTCTTTGCATGGCTCTTCAACTAATTAAGTTGGCCCTTGATTGTCCGTTGGGTAATTTCCCAGACTGCTTCCAGATGCTTGACGTACTCTTGAGCGGAAAGCAGTTGCTCGGTAGCTCCGGTCATTTCAAACAACCATCCCTGGTTATATTTGTCGACGTTAATGTAAGACGGATCAGAAAGCAACGCTTCGTTAAGCGTGACAAGCGTGCCTGCGATTGGTGCGAACAGGTCGCTCTCGGCTTTTTTGCTTTCGATTGCACCAATTTCCTGACGGTGGGCGACCTGAGTTGCCGGCTCGACCGTCCAATCCAAAAAGTAGACATCCTGTAATAAACGCACAGCATAGGCAGAGAAACCGAAACGCAGAAGAGATTCAGCCGGCCGTGCCCACATGTGATTCTTGGCATACACCAAGTCGACCGGGAATTCTGCCTCGAATTCGCCCATCATAAACTTTAGTGTTTCGCTCATGTGTAGCGGACGCCCTGATGTTCCGATTCAAAGAAGGCTGGCAGCAAACCGTCGACTCGCAACAGGCCTTCTCGATGAAGCTCAATCCGACCGGGTGAAAGGGAGAGCAACCCTTGATCCTCATAGGCCTGCCACTCTCGTTTCCAGTGATCGATGATGTCGACTCCAAACTTTTGTTGGAAGTAGTCCGTCTCGAGCCAGCCCTTTTTAAGCTGTAAAACCATCTCACGAATCAACGTTTGGTGGGATGTTGGGCGCAGGGCACGAGCGAGTGGCAGTTGGCCTGCTTCCGACAGTGATTTGAGATAGCTGTCCCAATCTGGATGGTTTTGGTAATGAACTCCCGAAATGTGGCCGAAGCTTGCAACTCCGGTGGCCAGCAGGTCCGAGCCTTGCCAAAGATTGTCGCGATAGCTGAAGTTCACCTTCGTGGTATCTTTGACCATGGTGTAGGCGCTGGAGACGCTGTAGCCCTGCTTCTGGAGCTCATCGAAGGCATAATTGACCCAGCGTCGTTTGGTGGGCCAATCGGCGACGGGTGTTTCGACTTGATTCCCCAAAATATCCTTGGAGTAGACCGTGTTAAACGGTAATTCCATTTGGTAAATCGTGACGCTGTCGGGCGAAAACTCGATGGTTCGTCGTACGCTGTCGATCCAGTTCTCCTCGGTCTCACCAACCATTCCGGCGATTAGATCGATATTGATATTTGGATAATCAGCCGCCACGATCCAATCCCAAGCGCGATAGATCTCGCCAGAAAGGTGGGCTCGGCCGTTTTCTTTGAGCACCTCGTCGCTGAAGTTTTCAACTCCCAAGCTGAGTCGGGTGACTCCCAGTTCTCGTAAGGCCTGAATCTTCGGTTCTGACAACGTGCCTGGCTCGCATTCGAACGTGACTTCTTCCGCGTCCTCCCAATTGATATTCGCTCGCAAACGATCGACCAGCGAGGTCAATTGTTTGACGCTCAGGTAAGAGGGCGTACCTCCCCCAAAATAGACAAATCGGAACGGGCGATCTCCCATGCAAGGCAACGCGCTGACAAGCTCGATCTCACGTGAAAGGGCCGCAAGGTAGCTTTCGATTTGCGGAGCCTTTTTGTCCGTGTAGACGCGGAAATAGCAGAATTTGCATCGCTTTCGGCAAAAGGGGATGTGCAGGTAGAGACCCAGCGGTA
This genomic window contains:
- a CDS encoding glycine cleavage system protein H, with translation MSETLKFMMGEFEAEFPVDLVYAKNHMWARPAESLLRFGFSAYAVRLLQDVYFLDWTVEPATQVAHRQEIGAIESKKAESDLFAPIAGTLVTLNEALLSDPSYINVDKYNQGWLFEMTGATEQLLSAQEYVKHLEAVWEITQRTIKGQLN
- a CDS encoding coproporphyrinogen-III oxidase family protein → MATDSTKTEVGSYFISNYPPFSLWSESGIPEVQAAMAAPANRVPLGLYLHIPFCRKRCKFCYFRVYTDKKAPQIESYLAALSREIELVSALPCMGDRPFRFVYFGGGTPSYLSVKQLTSLVDRLRANINWEDAEEVTFECEPGTLSEPKIQALRELGVTRLSLGVENFSDEVLKENGRAHLSGEIYRAWDWIVAADYPNINIDLIAGMVGETEENWIDSVRRTIEFSPDSVTIYQMELPFNTVYSKDILGNQVETPVADWPTKRRWVNYAFDELQKQGYSVSSAYTMVKDTTKVNFSYRDNLWQGSDLLATGVASFGHISGVHYQNHPDWDSYLKSLSEAGQLPLARALRPTSHQTLIREMVLQLKKGWLETDYFQQKFGVDIIDHWKREWQAYEDQGLLSLSPGRIELHREGLLRVDGLLPAFFESEHQGVRYT